One region of Gorilla gorilla gorilla isolate KB3781 chromosome 15, NHGRI_mGorGor1-v2.1_pri, whole genome shotgun sequence genomic DNA includes:
- the LOC101127340 gene encoding LOW QUALITY PROTEIN: lysine-rich nucleolar protein 1-like (The sequence of the model RefSeq protein was modified relative to this genomic sequence to represent the inferred CDS: deleted 2 bases in 1 codon), with product MITKTHKVDPGLPEKKKKKKVVKEPETRYSVLNNDDYFADVSPLRATSPSKSVAHGQAPEMPLVKKKKKKKKGVSTLCEEHVEPETTLPARRTEKSPSLRKQVLGHLEFLSGEKKNKKSPLAMSHASGVKTSPDPRQSEEETRVGEKLKKHKKEKKGAQDPTAFSVQDPWFCEAREARDVGDTCSMGKKDEEQAALGQKRKRKSPREHNGKVKKKKKIHQEGDALPGHSKPSRSMESSPRKGSKKKPVKVEAPEYIPISDDPKASAKKKMKSKKKVEQPVIEEPALKRKKKKKRKESGVAGDPWKEETDTDLEVVLEKKGNMDEAHIDQVRRKALQEEIDRESGRTEASETRKWTGTQFGQWDTAGFENEDQKLKFLRLMGRFKNLSPSFSRPASTIARPNMALGKKAADSLQQNLQRDYDRAMSWKYSRGAGLGFSTAPNKIFYIDRNASKSVKLED from the exons ATGATCACCAAGACACACAAAGTAGACCCTGGGCtcccagagaagaaaaagaagaagaaagtggtCAAAGAACCAGAGACTCGATACTCAGTTTTAAACAATGATGATTACTTCGCTGATGTTTCTCCTTTAAGAGCTACATCCCCCTCTAAGAGTGTGGCCCATGGGCAGGCACCTGAGATGCCTCtagtgaagaaaaagaagaagaaaaagaagggtgTCAGCACCCTTTGCGAGGAGCATGTAGAACCTGAGACCACGCTGCCTGCCAGACGGACAGAGAAGTCA CCCAGCCTCAGGAAGCAGGTGCTTGGCCACTTGGAGTTCCTcagtggggaaaagaaaaataagaagtcaCCTTTAGCCATGTCCCATGCCTCTGGGGTGAAAACCTCCCCAGACCCTAGACAGAGTGAGGAGGAAACCAGAGTTGGCGAGAAGCTCAAAAaacacaagaaggaaaaaaagggggcCCAGGACCCCACAGCCTTCTCAGTCCAGGACCCTTGGTTCTGTGAGGCCAGGGAGGCCAGGGATGTTGGGGACACTTGCTCAATGGGGAAGAAGGATGAGGAACAGGCAGCCCTGGGGCAGAAACGGAAGCGGAAGAGCCCCAGAGAACACAATGGGaaggtgaagaagaaaaaaaaaatccaccaggAGGGAGACGCCCTCCCAGGCCACTCCAAGCCCTCCAGGTCCATGGAGAGCAGCCCTAGGAAAGGAAGTAAAAAGAAGCCAGTCAAAGTTGAGGCTCCGGAATACATCCCCATAAGTGATGACCCTAAGGCCTCCgcaaagaaaaagatgaagtcCAAAAAGAAGGTAGAGCAGCCAGTCATCGAGGAGCCAGctctgaaaaggaagaaaaagaagaagaggaaagagagtggGGTAGCAGGAGACCCTTGGAAGGAGGAAACAGACACAGACTTAGAGGTGGTGTtggaaaaaaaaggcaacatGGATGAGGCGCACATAGACCAGGTGAGGCGAAAGGCCTTGCAAGAAGAGATCGATCGCGAGTCAGGCAGAACGGAAGCTTCTGAAACCAGGAAGTGGACGGGAACCCAGTTTGGCCAGTGGGATACTGCTGGTTTTGAGAACGAGGACCAGAAACTGAAATTTCTCAGACTTATGGGTCGCTTCAAAAACCTGTCCCCTTCGTTCAGCCGCCCCGCCAGCACGATTGCAAGGCCCAACATGGCCCTCGGCAAGAAGGCGGCTGACAGCCTGCAGCAGAATCTGCAGCGGGACTACGACCGGGCCATGAGCTGGAAGTACAGCCGGGGAGCCGGCCTCGGCTTCTCCACCGCCCCCAACAAGATCTTTTACATTGACAGGAACGCTTCCAAGTCAGTCAAGCTGGAAGATTAA